The Streptomyces cyanogenus DNA segment CACCGGGCGCGGTGCTCGACGGCCGGGAGAAGAACCAGTACGCGTTCGGCGGCACCGCCCGCGACGTCACCATCCGCTACCTGACCGTGCAGGGTTTCGTCGCGCCCCAGAACGAGGGCGTGGTCAACCACGACTCGGCCGACGGGTGGGTGATCGAGCACGCGACCATCCAGAACAACTCCGGCGCCGGGCTGATGGCCGGTGCCCGCCAGCAGGTCCGCGCCAGCTGCCTGCGCGGCAACGGTCAGTACGGCATGAACGCGTACAAGGCCACCGGCCGCATCAGCGGCCTGGTGGTCGAGGGCAACGAGATCGCGGGCAACAACAGGGACGACTGGGAGCGGCGGCGGCCCGGCTGCGGCTGCACCGCGGGCGTCAAGTTCTGGGCCGTCGACGGCGCCGACGTACGCGGCAACTGGGTGCACGACAACCGCGGGGCGGGGTTGTGGGCGGACACCAACAACAACGACTTCCGCATCGAGGACAACGTGCTGGAGGCCAACGACGGTGCCGCGCTGATCTACGAGACCAGCTACAACGCGGTCGTCCGCGGCAACACGATCCGGCGGAACAACTGGGTCGAGGGCCGCAGGTACGCCGCCCGCGGCGACAATTTCCCGTTCGCGACCCTCTACCTGTCCGAGTCCGGCGGCGAACCACGGATCCGGGCCCGCACCGACAAGATCGAGATCTACCGGAACGTGCTGGAGAACAACTGGTCCGGGATCACCCTGTGGGAGAACGCCGACCGGTTCTGCAACAGCCCGGCCAACACCTCGTCCGGTGACTGCACGCTGCTGGTGAAGGACACCTCCCGCTGCGCCCAGCCGGCGATCGCCACGGCACCGCTGTACGCCGACTGCCGGTGGAAGACCCAGCGGGTGGACATCCACGCCAACCGCTTCGTGCTGGACAAGTCCGTCGTCGACTGCACGGTGAGGTGCGACCGTATGGCGGTGCTCGCCAACTACGGCACCTATCCGGACTGGTCGCCGTACAAGGGCGAGCGGGTGGCGGAGGCGATCACCCGCCGGCAGCACAACCGCTGGCACGACAACGTCTACCTCGGACCGTGGAAGTTCGTCGCCCTCGACCCGAGCCGGATCATCGACTTCGGGCAGTGGCAGGGCACGCCGTACCGGCAGGACGCGGGCAGTACCTTCCGCGCAGGGGACGGTGGTTGAGATGCGCGCGGATCCCACGTCGAGGATCGTCGGGACGGTCTGGGGGCTGCTGGTCCTCAACACGCTCGGCTCCGCTGGGGCGAAGACCATCGTCCCGCTGCCCCGCTCCCTCATCCAGATGGTCACCATGGGCGCGCTGGTCGCCGCGTTCGCGCTGGCGCTCGCACTCAATCTCCGGCTGCGCATCCGGGCCAGCGCCTTCCTGCTCCTGCTCACCCTGCTGCTGGCGATGAGCGTGATCTCCAGCGTGCACCTGGAGTCCGGGTTCGGCGCGCTGTTCCGCTGCGTTCGGCTGACTCTCTTCGTCGGCACGCTGTGGCTGCTCAGCCGCTGGTGGGACGGCGGCCTGACGTTCGTGCGGCACCACATCCGGATGTACTTCGCGGTGCTCGGCTCGGTGGCCGCCGGCCTGGTCATCTCACCGGGCGCCGCCCTTCCCGACCTCTACGGCGGGCGGCTGGTCGGCGCGTTGTGGCCGCTCACCCCGCCGCAGATCGGGCAGTACGCCGCGGTGATCATCGGGCTCACCGTGCTGCTCGTGCTGGATCGCCGGACCGACAAGGTCAGCGCGGCGGTGGTCATCGTGCCGTCGTTCGTCCTGCTCGCGCTGACCCACACCCGGACGGCCACGCTCGGCCTGTTCATCGGGCTGGCGCTGGCGATCGGCTCGCTCCTCCTGACCAGCGCCGCCGCGCGCCGGTTCTTCACCTGGGCGGTGCTGATCGCCGTGGTGGCAGCGGTGGGGTTCGCCTCCGCGCTGCAGGCGTGGTTCCTGCGCGGGCAGAGCAAGGAGAACTTCTCCAACCTCACCGGTCGGGCCAAGGTCTGGGACGCCCTGCTGGCTGCGCCCCGGTCGGCCTCGGAGGAACTGTTCGGCGTGGGCCTGGGCGACAAGTCGTACGGCGGGCTGCCGATCGACAACAGCTGGCTGGCCGTGTACAACGAGCAGGGCCTGATCGGCGTCGGCCTCGTCGCGGCCATCATCATCGTGCTGGGCGGCGTCGCGCTGCTGCGGCCACCGTCGCCGGCGAGGGCCTGCGCCGTCTTCCTGATCAGCTACTGCGCGATCGCGTCGTACACCGAGGCCGGGCTGGGCGACGCCTCGCCGTATCTGCTGCATCTCACCGTGGCCGCCTCGCTGCTGGCGGCACCCGCCACGGCCACCACCGCCCTCCCGGCGCCCGAGGTGCCTCGACGACGCGTCCCGCGATGGGCCCAACGATCGGAGGCGACCTGAGCATGCACGTCCTCGTGGTGCACAACCGCTACGCCTCGGCGCAGCCGAGCGGGGAGAACAAGGTCGTCGACCAGGAGGTGGCCCTGCTGCGCGGCGCCGGCCACCGGGTCGGGCTGTTCGAGCGGCGCAGCGACGACATCGCCGCCCGGTCCCTGCTGGGCAAGGCCGCGCTGCCGCTGCTGGTGCCGTGGAACCCGGCGGTCCGCTCGGAACTCGCCGCCCTGCTGCGCACCGAGCGGCCGGACGTGGTGCACGTCCACAACGTCTTCCCGCTGCTGTCGCCGGCGGTCCTGGCCGCCTGCGCCGACGCCGGTGTGCCCGCCGTCGCCACACTGCACAACTACACCCAGGTCTGCCCGCCCGGCACGCTGCAGCGCGACGGCCGGCCGTGCGCCGAGTGCGTCGGGTCCGTGCCGCTGCCCGCCGTCCGGCACGGCTGCTACCGCGGCTCCCGGCTGGCGACGGTGCCGCTCGCGGTCAGCCTGTCGGTCAACCGGCGCCGGTGGTGGTCCGGCGTGGAGCGGTTCCTGTGCATCTCCGCGGCGCAGCGCGACGTGCTGGTACGGGCCGGCATGCCGGCCGAACGGCTGGCGGTGAAGCACAACTTCGTGCCCGATCCGGGCGTCTGCCGGACGGGCCCCGGCGAGCATCTGCTCTATCTCGGCCGGCTCGCGGAAGCCAAGGGCGTGCGGCTGCTCATGGCCGCGTGGGACGAGATCGCCGCCGGCGGTGGGGTGGGCGTGCCGCTGGTGATCGCCGGCGCGGGGCCGCTGGAAGGGGAGGTTGCCGCCTGGGCGGCGGGCCGCGACGACGTGCAGTACGCCGGCCTGTACGACACGGCCCGGTGCCGGCAGGCCGTCGCGCGGTCGGTCGCCGTGGTGGCTCCCTCGACGTGGCTGGAGGCGTTCGGCTTGGTGGTTGTGGAGGCGATGGCGGCGGGCGTCCCGACCGTCGCCGCCGGTCACGGCGCCTTCGTCGAACTCGTCGAGGACGGGGTGACCGGGCTGCTGCACCGGCCGGGCGACGCCGCCTCGCTCGCGTCCTGCCTGCGCCGGATCACGGCCGAGCCGGCCCGGGGCCGGGAGATGGGGCGGACGGCCCGGCGCCGTTACGAACAGGACTTCAGCCCGGCCGTCGGGCTGGAGCGCCTGGTTGAGGAGTACCGCACCGCGATCGCGGGTCGGTCAGCACTGGCTCGCGGCGGGGACACCCGCGCGAGCAGGGGGGATGGGGACAGCAGATGACACGATGCCGACTCTGCGGCTCGGAAGCGATGACGAGCGTCGTCGATCTCGGGGCGACACCACCATGTGAGAGCTTTCTCGCCGCGGACCAACTGGACCAGCCGGAACCGGCGTACCCGCTGCACCTGCGGGTCTGCACCGACTGCTGGCTGGCGCAGATCCCTCCGCTGATCACGCCGGAGGAGACCTTCACCCAGTACGCGTACTTCTCCTCCTACTCGACCTCCTGGGTGGAGCACGCGCGCACGTTCGTCGCCGACG contains these protein-coding regions:
- a CDS encoding glycosyltransferase, which gives rise to MHVLVVHNRYASAQPSGENKVVDQEVALLRGAGHRVGLFERRSDDIAARSLLGKAALPLLVPWNPAVRSELAALLRTERPDVVHVHNVFPLLSPAVLAACADAGVPAVATLHNYTQVCPPGTLQRDGRPCAECVGSVPLPAVRHGCYRGSRLATVPLAVSLSVNRRRWWSGVERFLCISAAQRDVLVRAGMPAERLAVKHNFVPDPGVCRTGPGEHLLYLGRLAEAKGVRLLMAAWDEIAAGGGVGVPLVIAGAGPLEGEVAAWAAGRDDVQYAGLYDTARCRQAVARSVAVVAPSTWLEAFGLVVVEAMAAGVPTVAAGHGAFVELVEDGVTGLLHRPGDAASLASCLRRITAEPARGREMGRTARRRYEQDFSPAVGLERLVEEYRTAIAGRSALARGGDTRASRGDGDSR
- a CDS encoding right-handed parallel beta-helix repeat-containing protein; the encoded protein is MGIKRRHWASAAAPLTLALLAATGCESSTAATRPEPTAAPSTSAARSVAQVCAKPATGPAKAPAGAVTVDPAVVGDLAAKTRSSPPNTTFWLRPGRHRLDPDRYAQVVPKKGDSYLGAPGAVLDGREKNQYAFGGTARDVTIRYLTVQGFVAPQNEGVVNHDSADGWVIEHATIQNNSGAGLMAGARQQVRASCLRGNGQYGMNAYKATGRISGLVVEGNEIAGNNRDDWERRRPGCGCTAGVKFWAVDGADVRGNWVHDNRGAGLWADTNNNDFRIEDNVLEANDGAALIYETSYNAVVRGNTIRRNNWVEGRRYAARGDNFPFATLYLSESGGEPRIRARTDKIEIYRNVLENNWSGITLWENADRFCNSPANTSSGDCTLLVKDTSRCAQPAIATAPLYADCRWKTQRVDIHANRFVLDKSVVDCTVRCDRMAVLANYGTYPDWSPYKGERVAEAITRRQHNRWHDNVYLGPWKFVALDPSRIIDFGQWQGTPYRQDAGSTFRAGDGG
- a CDS encoding O-antigen ligase domain-containing protein, whose protein sequence is MRADPTSRIVGTVWGLLVLNTLGSAGAKTIVPLPRSLIQMVTMGALVAAFALALALNLRLRIRASAFLLLLTLLLAMSVISSVHLESGFGALFRCVRLTLFVGTLWLLSRWWDGGLTFVRHHIRMYFAVLGSVAAGLVISPGAALPDLYGGRLVGALWPLTPPQIGQYAAVIIGLTVLLVLDRRTDKVSAAVVIVPSFVLLALTHTRTATLGLFIGLALAIGSLLLTSAAARRFFTWAVLIAVVAAVGFASALQAWFLRGQSKENFSNLTGRAKVWDALLAAPRSASEELFGVGLGDKSYGGLPIDNSWLAVYNEQGLIGVGLVAAIIIVLGGVALLRPPSPARACAVFLISYCAIASYTEAGLGDASPYLLHLTVAASLLAAPATATTALPAPEVPRRRVPRWAQRSEAT